The DNA sequence CCGATCAGAGGGGCTGACCTCGAGTTTGGGGATTCGCCCAACCCTCGATGACGGCCTTCGATCCAGCCAACCCGGGAGCCCCGATTCTCTTGGACTTTGCTCAGCCTCAATGGCTTTGGTGCTTTGCGCTGTTGCCGATGGTTGGTGTGACGGTCATCGTTGCCGATCGCCGCCGTCGATTGGCCTGGAAGGCACTTACGCAGTCGGGGCGGTCGCCAGGCGATGGGGGGGGCGTGTGGCTCTTGGCGATGTCGACCTTCATTGTCGCACTGGCCCAGCCTCGCTGGGGGCGAGAACCGACTGCGCTTCTACCACCCGGGAGAGATGTGATCCTGGCAATCGATGTCAGTTGGAGCATGGCGGCCGAGGACGTGAGCCCCAATCGGCTCGGAAATGCTGTGTTCGTCGCGGAGGGGCTGACCCGAGTCATCGGACGCGAGTCTGGCGATCGAGTGGGGGTCGTCGCGTTCTCCGACAGAGGGGTGATTCGATGCCCCTTGACGACCAATCTGGGAGCGGTTGTCGAGGTCTTGCAATCCCTTCGACCCGGCGGTGTCGAACCCTCGGGAACAAACCTCGGTGCAGCACTCGAAACCGTACTCGACGCTTTCGATGATGAGCCCCGAGACGGGGGCCGTATTGCGATCATCATTTCGGATGGTGAAGATCATGCGAGGCAATGGGAACAAGGAGCAGAGCAAGCCCGGAACCGTGGTGTGGTGGTTCATACGATCGCCCTTGGTGACCGCGATCAAGGCCATCCGATTCCCATCGGTCCGCTTCGAGGTGAGGATCGGCCTCTGCTGCGGTTCCGCGGCGAGTTGGTCGAATCGCAACGGGTCGATCGTGAACTCCGAGGCCTCGCCCTGGCCACCGGAGGCGCCTTCTTGCCGATCGGACTTGCCTCAGCAGACCTTTCTGAACTCTACGAACAGCACATAATTCCGGTGCAACAACGGGCGAGAGAGGCCTTCTTAAGGCCGGAACGGTCCGAGCGTTTCCGCCTGTTTCTCCTCCTCGGGCTGGCCATTGGTCTGATGGGTGCCTGGCCCTGGCCGCAGCCCATCCCTCGGCGCAAACCCTGGTGGACGTCCTGGATGCTTGTGATGGGTATGACCGCGGTTTCGGTGGGGATGGTCCAGGAGAGTTCCGATGAATTCCGATCGGTGGCTGAGGCCATCACTGCTGGACGATCAGCGTTTGATCAGGGTGATTATGACGCCGCGCTCAACGCCTTTGAACTGGCGGAGCGACTTGCCCCCGAAGCTGCGATCCCTTCATACAATGTTGCTGCAACGCTGTATCAGCTCGGTCGATTCGAGGAAGCCCAAGCACGTTATCGCTTTGCCCAGAATCGCGCCGACGAAGGACTCAAACTCAAAATTGATTATGCCATGGGGAATTGCTCCCTCACTCTGGGTGATCTGTCTGCGGCCATCGGTCATTATGATGATTGCCTCGGTTCAACCGTTGCCGGTGAGCGTTACGATCTGATTCGCTCCTTTGCGAGAGAGAATCGGTTGTTTGCGCTTCGACAGTCGGAATCTGTCGAGCCCCCCTCCCAGGGAGGCACCCCGCCTGGACCTGCTCAGACCCCGGGTGATCCTGACCGGGACGACTCCTCCGAGATCCCCGAGGATCGACCATCAGACGAGGATGCCGGAATGGCCGATTCAGCGAACGCCGATCTGCCGGAGACGGATCCAGGCAGTCAGGGGCCTACTGGGACAACCGCTTCCCCCGGATTCGGTACCGCCTCAGGACGTTCCTCCCCCCGGTCGGGCTCTCCCGCCGACAGGCTTACCCGCGCGCTCGATTCCATTCGAGATGCCCGAGAACGGCGTTTTCCTGACCTGCCGCGTGTCCCGTCAGCTCTACGAGACGCCCCCAACTGGTAACGGCCATTGGGAAGACCATTTCTCGGACCCCACATCGCCGAATTCATGCACGACTCCCGAATCGGTTCCCCCAGGCGAGGGCTGAACAAAGGGTATCGCCAGCGACCTCGAGTGGTGAATCCGCCGATGATTTGTCGCGTGTGCTGGCTCAGAGTAGGGATCCTGGCCATGGTGTTCGGATCGGGAGTTCTAGCTGCTCAGGAGAGCCGGCTACCGGTTCGACTTGAGGACATCCCGGAAGGCCCGCATTACGTTGGCCAGGCAATCCCGGTCCGACTTCTGGTCACGGCGGAAGAGGAGACGCCGTTGATTGATCTCCCAGATGTTGCCCAAGTCGATCTGTTCTTGGTTGGGAGTGATGTTCGACCGATCACGGCCGGATCGATCGGAGCGATGGTTCACGAGACGAATCTTTATCGTTTTGAGCTCTTGCTTATTCCCAGGACGAGTGGCAGTGTGATTGTGCCGGCGTTCCGGGCGAGAGTGGGCGACCGTCATGGAGTAAGCAAACCGATCCGGCTCAATGCGGTCTCGCCTCCGGCCTTCGGCAGACCCCCCTGGTTTCTCGGAGGGATCGGGCCAATCGAACTCGAATGGGCGACCCAGGCAGGAGCAATCCGTCTCGGCGAATCCTTCCTGATTTCCGTTCGGATGAAGGGTGACGGAGCGCTGGGCTCGACGGTTCGGCCTAGGCTCCGAGGATCGGACGG is a window from the Tautonia rosea genome containing:
- a CDS encoding VWA domain-containing protein, whose protein sequence is MDFAQPQWLWCFALLPMVGVTVIVADRRRRLAWKALTQSGRSPGDGGGVWLLAMSTFIVALAQPRWGREPTALLPPGRDVILAIDVSWSMAAEDVSPNRLGNAVFVAEGLTRVIGRESGDRVGVVAFSDRGVIRCPLTTNLGAVVEVLQSLRPGGVEPSGTNLGAALETVLDAFDDEPRDGGRIAIIISDGEDHARQWEQGAEQARNRGVVVHTIALGDRDQGHPIPIGPLRGEDRPLLRFRGELVESQRVDRELRGLALATGGAFLPIGLASADLSELYEQHIIPVQQRAREAFLRPERSERFRLFLLLGLAIGLMGAWPWPQPIPRRKPWWTSWMLVMGMTAVSVGMVQESSDEFRSVAEAITAGRSAFDQGDYDAALNAFELAERLAPEAAIPSYNVAATLYQLGRFEEAQARYRFAQNRADEGLKLKIDYAMGNCSLTLGDLSAAIGHYDDCLGSTVAGERYDLIRSFARENRLFALRQSESVEPPSQGGTPPGPAQTPGDPDRDDSSEIPEDRPSDEDAGMADSANADLPETDPGSQGPTGTTASPGFGTASGRSSPRSGSPADRLTRALDSIRDARERRFPDLPRVPSALRDAPNW